The following proteins are co-located in the Streptomyces sp. NBC_00435 genome:
- the panD gene encoding aspartate 1-decarboxylase, producing the protein MFRTMFKSKIHRATVTQADLHYVGSVTIDADLLDAADLLPGELVHIVDITNGARLETYVIEGERGSGVIGINGAAAHLVHPGDLVILISYAQVDDAEARVFQPRVVHVDADNRIVELGADPSAPVPGTDQERSPHAVAV; encoded by the coding sequence ATGTTTCGCACCATGTTCAAGTCCAAGATCCACCGGGCCACGGTCACCCAGGCCGACCTGCACTACGTCGGGTCCGTGACCATCGACGCCGATCTGCTCGACGCGGCGGACCTGCTGCCCGGCGAGCTCGTGCACATCGTCGACATCACCAACGGGGCGCGGCTGGAGACGTACGTCATCGAGGGTGAGCGCGGTTCGGGCGTCATCGGGATCAACGGGGCCGCCGCGCACCTCGTGCACCCCGGCGACCTGGTCATCCTCATCAGTTACGCGCAGGTCGACGACGCCGAGGCGCGGGTGTTCCAGCCGCGTGTCGTGCACGTCGACGCGGACAACCGCATCGTCGAGCTGGGCGCGGACCCGTCCGCCCCGGTGCCGGGAACGGACCAGGAGCGCAGCCCCCACGCGGTGGCTGTCTGA
- a CDS encoding GNAT family N-acetyltransferase yields MPQSDPVEFEDDRKSGRLLAVEDGAVVGFIAYFVLAEAPHALVAVHTVVEPGHEGRGIAGNLVKTFYGIAAGEGVPVVPLCPYAASWAAKHPDQAPGAPAGVVAAAKAQLDSDSDLW; encoded by the coding sequence ATGCCGCAGAGCGATCCGGTCGAGTTCGAGGACGACCGAAAGTCCGGGAGGCTGCTGGCCGTCGAGGACGGGGCGGTGGTCGGTTTCATCGCCTACTTCGTGCTCGCCGAAGCCCCCCACGCCCTCGTGGCGGTCCACACCGTCGTCGAGCCGGGACACGAGGGTCGCGGGATCGCCGGGAACCTGGTGAAGACCTTCTACGGGATCGCGGCCGGGGAGGGCGTGCCGGTGGTGCCCCTGTGCCCGTACGCCGCGAGCTGGGCCGCCAAACACCCCGACCAGGCGCCCGGGGCTCCGGCCGGGGTCGTGGCCGCGGCCAAGGCGCAGCTCGACTCCGACTCCGACCTGTGGTGA
- a CDS encoding arylsulfatase translates to MVTPLTLLHTSQAHVPVFDALRDRNHPGAVLRHLVAPELLDRARAEGPQAVAPALRDLLGGSRGPVLVTCSSIGGTAEGLAADIGVPVLRADRPMAAAAVRTGSRIVVLATVESTVAPTRELLAEEAAGRPVEIRTHLVAGAWDRFEAGDVAGNHRLVAQAADAVTDADVIVLAQGSMAGAVEFVTTRTPILTSQSSGLAAGLELLEGV, encoded by the coding sequence GTGGTGACGCCGCTGACCCTCCTGCACACCTCACAGGCGCACGTGCCGGTCTTCGACGCCCTGCGGGACCGGAACCACCCCGGAGCCGTACTGCGGCACCTGGTGGCTCCGGAACTGCTGGACCGGGCCCGCGCCGAAGGGCCGCAGGCGGTGGCCCCGGCCCTGCGGGACCTGCTCGGGGGTTCGCGCGGGCCCGTGCTGGTCACCTGCTCCTCCATCGGGGGGACCGCGGAGGGCCTGGCCGCGGACATCGGCGTCCCGGTCCTGCGGGCGGACCGGCCGATGGCGGCGGCCGCGGTGCGCACCGGCAGCCGGATCGTCGTGCTGGCCACGGTGGAGTCGACCGTCGCCCCGACGCGGGAACTGCTGGCCGAGGAGGCCGCGGGCCGTCCCGTGGAGATCCGTACGCACCTCGTGGCCGGGGCCTGGGACCGCTTCGAGGCGGGTGACGTCGCCGGCAACCACCGCCTGGTCGCGCAGGCCGCCGACGCCGTCACCGACGCGGACGTCATCGTGCTGGCCCAGGGCTCGATGGCCGGCGCCGTGGAGTTCGTCACGACCCGGACACCGATCCTGACCAGCCAGTCGTCCGGTCTGGCCGCGGGGCTGGAGTTGTTGGAGGGCGTGTAG
- the gndA gene encoding NADP-dependent phosphogluconate dehydrogenase, with amino-acid sequence MSSSTAQIGVTGLAVMGSNLARNFARNGFTVAVHNRTTAKTTALVEEFGHEGSFIAAGSAKEFVDALERPRRLIVMVKAGEPTDAVIREFAPLLEPGDVIIDGGNAHFEDTRRREKELREQGLHFVGVGISGGEEGALLGPSIMPGGSEESYASLGPLLEKISAKAADGTPCTSHVGPDGAGHFVKMVHNGIEYADMQLIAEAYHLLREVAGYSPAKIAETFRSWNEGRLDSYLIEITAEVLAHTDAATGLPFVDVVADAAEQKGTGRWTVQIALDLGVPVSGIAEAVFARAVSGHGDLRTAARELAGPKAAPLSAEAADAFAAQVEQALYASKIVSYTQGFHQIQAGSEEYGWGVDPGAVASLWRGGCIIRAAFLDRIRAAYDARPELPSLLADAGFAGEIGAAQHDWREVLVAAVRQGIPVPAFAASLAYYDALRSERLPAALTQGQRDFFGAHTYRRTDREGSYHTLWSGDRSEVRTV; translated from the coding sequence ATGAGCAGCAGTACGGCCCAGATCGGCGTCACCGGACTCGCGGTGATGGGCAGCAACCTCGCCCGCAACTTCGCACGCAACGGGTTCACCGTCGCCGTCCACAACCGCACCACCGCCAAGACCACGGCACTCGTGGAGGAGTTCGGGCACGAGGGTTCCTTCATCGCCGCCGGGAGCGCGAAGGAGTTCGTGGACGCGCTCGAGCGCCCGCGCCGTCTGATCGTCATGGTGAAGGCCGGTGAGCCGACCGACGCGGTGATCCGCGAGTTCGCGCCGCTCCTGGAGCCCGGCGACGTGATCATCGACGGCGGCAACGCCCACTTCGAGGACACCCGCCGCCGCGAGAAGGAGCTGCGCGAGCAGGGCCTGCACTTCGTGGGCGTCGGCATCTCGGGCGGCGAGGAGGGCGCGCTGCTCGGCCCGAGCATCATGCCCGGCGGCTCCGAGGAGTCGTACGCCTCCCTGGGCCCGCTGCTGGAGAAGATCTCCGCGAAGGCCGCCGACGGAACGCCGTGCACCTCCCACGTGGGCCCCGACGGCGCGGGCCACTTCGTCAAGATGGTCCACAACGGCATCGAGTACGCCGACATGCAGCTCATCGCCGAGGCCTACCACCTGCTCCGCGAGGTGGCCGGATACTCCCCCGCGAAGATCGCCGAGACGTTCCGTTCCTGGAACGAGGGCCGGCTGGACTCGTACCTGATCGAGATCACCGCCGAGGTGCTCGCGCACACGGACGCCGCGACCGGCCTGCCGTTCGTGGACGTGGTCGCCGACGCCGCCGAGCAGAAGGGCACCGGCCGCTGGACCGTGCAGATCGCCCTCGACCTGGGCGTGCCGGTGTCGGGCATCGCCGAGGCGGTCTTCGCCCGCGCGGTCTCGGGCCACGGCGACCTGCGTACCGCCGCCCGGGAGCTGGCCGGCCCGAAGGCCGCGCCGCTGTCCGCCGAGGCCGCGGACGCCTTCGCGGCGCAGGTCGAGCAGGCCCTGTACGCCTCGAAGATCGTCTCGTACACCCAGGGCTTCCACCAGATCCAGGCCGGCAGCGAGGAGTACGGCTGGGGCGTGGACCCGGGCGCCGTGGCCTCGCTGTGGCGTGGCGGCTGCATCATCCGGGCCGCGTTCCTGGACCGGATCCGCGCCGCGTACGACGCCCGTCCGGAGCTGCCGAGCCTGCTGGCGGACGCCGGCTTCGCCGGGGAGATCGGCGCCGCGCAGCACGACTGGCGCGAGGTGCTGGTGGCGGCGGTCCGCCAGGGCATCCCGGTACCGGCCTTCGCGGCCTCGCTGGCGTACTACGACGCCCTGCGCTCGGAGCGGCTCCCGGCGGCGCTGACCCAGGGCCAGCGCGACTTCTTCGGGGCGCACACCTACCGGCGCACCGACCGCGAGGGCTCGTACCACACCCTGTGGAGCGGTGACCGTTCCGAGGTCCGTACGGTCTGA
- a CDS encoding transglycosylase family protein, whose amino-acid sequence MGVRGRHRRYQPSSINRASLAVTAGGAGIALPLIGAGAAHAASVDTWNKVAACESTSNWHINSGNGYYGGLQFSQSTWRAFGGTAYAARADLATRDQQIAVAEKVLKGQGPQAWPVCGKQAGLSRSGPAPSTGTQPAAAAPVQQAKAAAPQNPPQSAPQGTAPRPTGTSVLPNPYVVAPGDSLSAIASDQHVEGGWQSLYETNRAVVGGNPDLIFPGQRLTLRVTAAPPAPPAQNPEKPPRTAEPVTPVEPVARTPETKPAEKPAEKPAEKPQSPSGAFSAPVAAGLGTAYHVAGSSWSSGYHTGVDFPVATGTTVKAVGAGQVVSAGWAGAYGYQVVIRHADGRYSQYAHLSALSVKAGSQVSGGQRIGRSGSTGNTTGPHLHFEMRTGPGYGTDIDPLKYLRAHGVDI is encoded by the coding sequence ATGGGTGTACGGGGCCGGCACCGCCGGTATCAGCCGAGCAGCATCAACCGCGCCTCGCTCGCGGTCACCGCGGGCGGCGCCGGGATCGCGCTGCCCCTGATCGGTGCCGGGGCCGCGCACGCCGCCTCGGTGGACACCTGGAACAAGGTCGCCGCCTGCGAGTCCACCAGCAACTGGCACATCAACTCCGGCAACGGCTACTACGGCGGCCTGCAGTTCAGCCAGAGCACGTGGCGCGCGTTCGGCGGTACCGCCTACGCCGCCCGCGCCGACCTGGCGACCAGGGACCAGCAGATCGCGGTGGCGGAGAAGGTGCTGAAGGGTCAGGGCCCGCAGGCCTGGCCGGTGTGCGGGAAACAGGCCGGACTCAGCCGCAGCGGCCCGGCGCCGTCCACCGGTACGCAGCCCGCGGCGGCCGCCCCGGTCCAGCAGGCGAAGGCCGCCGCGCCGCAGAACCCGCCGCAGAGCGCCCCGCAGGGCACGGCGCCCCGCCCGACCGGGACCTCCGTCCTGCCCAACCCGTACGTGGTCGCACCGGGGGACTCGCTGTCGGCGATCGCCAGCGACCAGCACGTCGAGGGCGGCTGGCAGTCCCTGTACGAGACCAACCGGGCCGTCGTGGGCGGCAACCCGGACCTGATCTTCCCCGGACAGCGGCTCACCCTGCGCGTCACGGCGGCCCCGCCCGCGCCGCCCGCCCAGAATCCCGAGAAGCCGCCGCGCACGGCCGAACCCGTCACGCCCGTGGAACCCGTGGCGCGGACACCCGAGACGAAGCCCGCCGAGAAGCCGGCGGAGAAACCCGCCGAGAAGCCGCAGTCCCCGTCGGGAGCCTTCTCCGCTCCCGTCGCCGCGGGTCTCGGCACCGCGTACCACGTAGCGGGCTCGTCCTGGTCGAGCGGTTACCACACCGGTGTCGACTTTCCCGTGGCGACCGGCACCACCGTCAAGGCCGTCGGCGCCGGCCAGGTCGTCTCAGCGGGGTGGGCCGGTGCGTACGGGTACCAGGTCGTCATCCGGCACGCCGACGGCCGGTACTCCCAGTACGCGCACCTGTCGGCGCTTTCGGTCAAGGCCGGTTCGCAGGTCTCGGGCGGGCAGCGCATCGGCCGCTCCGGCTCGACCGGCAACACGACCGGACCGCACCTGCACTTCGAGATGCGCACGGGACCCGGCTACGGCACCGACATCGACCCCCTGAAGTACCTGCGCGCCCACGGCGTCGACATCTGA
- a CDS encoding SDR family NAD(P)-dependent oxidoreductase, which produces MTVTEDSQVHGHAFGPGIDPDRLALCLSVLDELDKLDVDHPDAITVRRATAGLYRTVKQRRRQDRRAAKTANDKAVTEATATGSAERIDDETQGNALTAAAKGPIAGILQRPRSCYVCKTRYVEVDAFYHQLCQDCAAFNHERRDARTDLTGRRALLTGGRAKIGMYIALRLLRDGAHTTITTRFPSDAIRRFKAMPDSSEWLHRLKIVGIDLRDPAQVVALADSVAAEGPLDILINNAAQTVRRSPGAYSELVAAENAPLPAGELPSSEVIGTFGSGTVDRVAALPTGKGEKLSAQDITELALVSGSASLERIAAGTAIDAGGLVPDLHDTNSWIQTVSEVDPIELLEVQLCNSTAPFILISRLRPAMAAAAAGRRYVVNVSAMEGVFSRGYKGAGHPHTNMAKAALNMLTRTSAQEMFQKDQILMTAVDTGWITDERPHPDKMRLAEEGFHAPLDLVDGAARVYDPIVRGEAGEDLFGVFLKDYAPANW; this is translated from the coding sequence ATGACGGTGACCGAAGACAGCCAGGTGCACGGCCACGCCTTCGGGCCGGGCATCGACCCCGACCGCCTGGCCCTCTGCCTGAGCGTGCTCGACGAGCTGGACAAGCTCGACGTCGACCACCCGGACGCGATCACCGTGCGCCGTGCCACCGCCGGTCTCTACCGCACGGTCAAGCAGCGCCGCCGCCAGGACCGCCGCGCCGCGAAGACCGCCAACGACAAGGCCGTCACCGAGGCGACCGCGACCGGCTCCGCCGAGCGCATCGACGACGAGACCCAGGGCAACGCCCTGACCGCCGCCGCCAAGGGTCCGATCGCCGGAATCCTGCAGCGCCCGCGCTCCTGCTACGTCTGCAAGACCCGCTACGTAGAGGTCGACGCGTTCTACCACCAGCTCTGCCAGGACTGCGCCGCCTTCAACCACGAGCGACGCGACGCCCGCACCGACCTGACCGGCCGCCGCGCCCTGCTCACCGGCGGCCGCGCCAAGATCGGCATGTACATCGCGCTGCGGCTGCTGCGCGACGGCGCGCACACCACGATCACGACCCGCTTCCCCAGCGACGCGATCCGCCGCTTCAAGGCGATGCCCGACAGCTCCGAGTGGCTGCACCGGCTGAAGATCGTCGGCATCGACCTGCGTGACCCCGCCCAGGTCGTGGCGCTGGCGGACTCGGTCGCCGCCGAGGGCCCGCTCGACATCCTGATCAACAACGCCGCGCAGACCGTACGCCGCTCCCCGGGCGCCTACAGCGAGCTCGTCGCCGCCGAGAACGCCCCGCTCCCCGCGGGCGAACTGCCGAGCTCCGAGGTCATCGGCACCTTCGGCAGCGGCACCGTGGACCGCGTCGCCGCGCTGCCCACCGGCAAGGGCGAGAAGCTCAGCGCCCAGGACATCACCGAGCTCGCGCTGGTCTCCGGCTCGGCCTCGCTGGAGCGGATCGCCGCCGGCACCGCGATCGACGCCGGCGGTCTGGTCCCCGACCTGCACGACACCAACAGCTGGATCCAGACGGTGTCCGAGGTCGACCCGATCGAGCTGCTCGAAGTGCAGCTGTGCAACTCCACCGCGCCGTTCATCCTGATCAGCAGGCTCCGCCCGGCGATGGCCGCCGCCGCGGCCGGCCGCCGCTACGTGGTCAACGTCTCCGCCATGGAGGGCGTCTTCAGCCGCGGCTACAAGGGCGCCGGCCACCCGCACACCAACATGGCCAAGGCCGCGCTGAACATGCTGACGCGCACCAGCGCCCAGGAGATGTTCCAGAAGGACCAGATCCTGATGACGGCCGTCGACACCGGCTGGATCACCGACGAGCGCCCGCACCCGGACAAGATGCGCCTCGCCGAGGAGGGCTTCCACGCCCCGCTCGACCTGGTCGACGGCGCGGCCCGGGTCTACGACCCGATCGTCCGCGGCGAGGCCGGCGAGGACCTGTTCGGCGTCTTCCTCAAGGACTACGCGCCCGCCAACTGGTAG